In Kaistella faecalis, a genomic segment contains:
- a CDS encoding ribonuclease domain-containing protein, whose amino-acid sequence MNRQSLKLVFFFIIGMLTAFLVMYLVNNYKIEKKSEAGTQQTTTVTQESGYADRQENQQNIQQDSQANKERNSSTNSGNIDDLTEENLVIDYVKANRKLPHYYITKGEARSKGWVASEGNLCDVLPGRAIGGDKFSNREKTLPIGAQYFEADVNYNCGRRNADRIVFTKNGEVWLTKNHYKSFEKQ is encoded by the coding sequence ATGAACAGACAAAGTCTCAAACTCGTTTTCTTTTTTATCATCGGGATGCTTACTGCGTTTTTGGTGATGTACCTCGTCAATAATTACAAAATTGAGAAGAAGAGTGAAGCCGGAACTCAGCAAACAACTACGGTAACGCAGGAAAGTGGATACGCAGATCGTCAAGAAAATCAGCAAAACATTCAGCAGGATTCCCAAGCAAATAAGGAAAGGAATTCTTCAACTAACTCAGGCAATATTGATGACCTTACCGAAGAAAACCTGGTCATTGATTATGTGAAAGCGAACAGAAAACTTCCGCATTATTATATCACCAAAGGCGAAGCCAGAAGTAAAGGCTGGGTCGCGTCTGAAGGAAATTTATGTGATGTTTTGCCAGGTCGAGCGATTGGCGGGGATAAATTCAGCAACAGAGAAAAAACTTTGCCAATAGGGGCGCAATATTTTGAAGCCGACGTGAATTACAACTGCGGACGGCGAAATGCCGACCGAATTGTCTTTACCAAAAACGGTGAAGTTTGGCTGACTAAAAATCATTACAAATCATTTGAAAAGCAATAG
- a CDS encoding TonB-dependent receptor plug domain-containing protein: MKIKKLSIAVLFLTSSSALFYGQITPTDTIKKEKNIEGVIIRGNSSKISETAILGDQKKAVIQKQSMGAEEISRKGISNVEQGLVKVTGITTVEGRGLFVRGLEERYNTLLINGLGSPSNNPFQKIIALKQFPTDVVGKLNIYKTFNSNLYADFAGATFDIETLTIDKAFSKIEFGFGYNTQTTLKNFKVNPNAYSVNGYLGLNSRDRQLPGEVRGFVPTNYNFTQQESVNSFKDGWNVENIKALPNTSIGFTTAQKFKSGENAEMGLLLSLNQGSKYEYTDGDKNQFISLQTEGKMNNDLNRKEYTYELESSALVGLSYKNRGLNVALNTIFLQNSANVISDFLGYKDQKEQDAGRRFFRVDQMDLSKFLDVQLLGSQKIGDRHLFKVGGSWVKNNFQQPDRKISEGFLTGKPNEVEMTFGGNNLIRQYLDVNGNSYLSGFAEYSVFLGEKGEKKNYPWQLAVGYNGFFDHRSNSYRFIASNIDNVDLRTVVVDIDHPQQIYNDYIMNGAFHFKEETNENDYRSNLYQFVNAGYLNLNYKPNDNWDILVGGRVENNINITRYKEQGDSGFNNLSRNQYFILPSFSVKKSLNTKSNIRFAASKTITRPILIEYMPITYINPDNENIIGNKDLKNSENYNLDLKYEIFPTNKELFAVNIFAKKIDNAIERSYTASGNSNGVAITYFNAKNAVLAGAELEGILNLSRISESLSNWTLGANATFMYSKVERSAEELEQEMPANFTGTLKERNLQGAAPWTANADLKYEFRNANNLPHTLSFIYNVSGPKIFTVGTSGLDHIYERPFHQLDFVYNAQLTKNWNLKLGIQNILNSTYKLELGDEGYMPLNVRTTTHTDYKRGTTFNFTAGYTF, translated from the coding sequence ATGAAAATTAAAAAACTGAGTATTGCGGTTTTGTTCTTAACCTCTTCATCCGCCTTGTTTTATGGGCAGATAACACCGACGGATACTATAAAAAAAGAGAAAAACATCGAGGGCGTCATCATACGCGGCAACAGCAGTAAAATCTCTGAAACTGCAATTTTGGGAGACCAAAAAAAAGCGGTTATTCAGAAACAGTCGATGGGTGCCGAGGAAATTTCGCGAAAAGGAATTTCTAATGTAGAACAGGGTTTGGTAAAAGTAACCGGAATTACTACCGTGGAAGGCCGCGGACTGTTTGTAAGAGGTCTGGAAGAACGGTACAACACCCTGCTGATTAACGGTTTGGGCTCCCCATCAAATAATCCGTTTCAGAAAATCATTGCACTGAAACAGTTTCCGACCGATGTGGTGGGAAAACTGAATATTTATAAAACATTTAATTCTAATCTTTATGCAGACTTTGCGGGGGCAACTTTCGATATTGAAACCCTAACAATCGATAAAGCTTTTTCAAAAATCGAATTCGGTTTCGGCTACAATACGCAAACCACTCTCAAAAATTTTAAAGTAAATCCAAACGCCTACTCGGTTAATGGTTATCTGGGATTAAATTCACGGGATCGTCAACTTCCAGGTGAAGTTAGAGGTTTCGTACCGACCAATTATAATTTCACTCAACAGGAATCAGTAAATTCTTTCAAAGACGGCTGGAATGTTGAAAACATCAAAGCTTTACCGAATACAAGCATTGGATTTACCACTGCGCAGAAATTTAAATCCGGCGAAAATGCTGAGATGGGACTTCTGCTCTCTCTGAACCAGGGCAGCAAATATGAATATACCGACGGAGATAAGAACCAGTTTATTTCTCTGCAGACCGAAGGTAAAATGAATAACGACCTAAACCGTAAAGAATACACCTATGAGCTGGAATCATCAGCACTTGTTGGCCTCAGCTACAAAAACCGCGGTTTAAATGTCGCCCTGAACACGATATTTCTACAGAATTCTGCCAATGTCATCAGCGATTTTCTGGGTTACAAGGATCAGAAAGAACAGGATGCGGGAAGGCGTTTTTTCCGTGTGGATCAGATGGATTTATCTAAATTTTTGGATGTACAGCTGCTTGGAAGCCAGAAAATTGGCGACCGTCATCTCTTCAAAGTTGGAGGAAGCTGGGTAAAAAACAATTTTCAGCAACCCGACCGCAAGATTTCCGAAGGATTCCTTACCGGAAAACCTAACGAAGTGGAAATGACTTTTGGCGGAAACAACCTCATCCGTCAGTATCTGGATGTAAACGGGAACAGCTACTTATCAGGTTTTGCAGAATATTCAGTTTTTCTTGGTGAGAAAGGGGAAAAGAAAAATTATCCCTGGCAACTTGCAGTGGGATATAACGGATTCTTCGATCACAGAAGCAATTCCTACCGGTTTATTGCATCGAATATTGATAATGTAGACTTAAGAACTGTAGTAGTTGACATTGATCATCCTCAGCAGATTTATAACGATTATATCATGAACGGCGCTTTCCATTTCAAGGAAGAAACCAATGAAAATGATTACCGCTCCAATCTTTACCAGTTTGTAAATGCGGGATATCTGAACTTAAATTATAAGCCAAATGACAACTGGGATATTTTAGTGGGAGGCCGTGTTGAAAACAACATCAACATTACCCGATATAAGGAACAGGGAGATTCAGGATTTAATAATCTGAGCAGAAACCAGTATTTTATTTTACCCTCGTTCTCGGTTAAAAAATCACTCAACACGAAATCCAACATCCGTTTTGCGGCAAGTAAAACCATTACAAGGCCGATTTTGATTGAGTATATGCCGATTACTTACATCAATCCGGATAACGAGAACATCATTGGAAACAAAGACCTGAAGAACAGCGAAAACTACAATCTCGATCTGAAGTATGAGATTTTTCCGACCAATAAAGAACTTTTTGCAGTGAATATTTTTGCTAAAAAAATCGATAATGCCATCGAAAGAAGTTACACAGCATCGGGAAATTCCAACGGTGTAGCAATTACCTATTTCAATGCAAAGAATGCAGTTTTAGCCGGAGCTGAACTTGAAGGAATTTTGAACTTATCAAGGATTAGTGAATCGCTATCAAACTGGACTTTAGGAGCCAATGCCACTTTTATGTATTCCAAAGTTGAAAGAAGTGCCGAAGAATTGGAACAGGAAATGCCTGCGAATTTCACAGGAACATTAAAAGAGAGAAACCTGCAGGGCGCTGCACCATGGACCGCCAATGCTGATCTGAAATATGAATTTAGAAATGCGAATAATCTTCCTCATACTCTTTCATTTATCTATAACGTCTCCGGTCCGAAGATTTTCACTGTGGGAACTTCAGGATTAGACCATATTTACGAAAGACCTTTCCACCAGCTTGATTTTGTGTACAACGCACAGCTTACTAAAAACTGGAACCTGAAACTCGGAATTCAGAATATTCTGAACAGCACCTATAAACTTGAGCTCGGCGACGAAGGCTACATGCCTTTGAATGTGAGAACAACAACTCATACCGACTACAAACGCGGAACAACTTTCAACTTCACCGCTGGGTATACCTTCTAA
- a CDS encoding VF530 family DNA-binding protein: MEQKQKDPLHGKRLDAILEELVEYYGGFEDLGKQIDIKCFTDNPSINSSLKFLRKTDWARTKVESLYLYVLRQKKKNAKPDQ, encoded by the coding sequence ATGGAACAGAAACAGAAAGATCCTCTTCATGGAAAGCGGCTGGATGCAATTTTAGAGGAATTGGTGGAATATTATGGCGGGTTTGAAGATTTGGGAAAGCAGATCGATATTAAATGTTTTACCGATAATCCGAGTATAAATTCTTCTCTGAAGTTTTTAAGGAAAACCGATTGGGCAAGAACGAAGGTTGAGAGCTTATATCTGTATGTTTTAAGGCAGAAAAAGAAAAACGCGAAACCGGATCAGTAG
- the nadE gene encoding NAD(+) synthase: MQTEKITEKIVSWLKEYAENAKVKGYVIGVSGGVDSAVVSTLCAMTGLKTLLIEMPIHQKEDQVNRAWEHIEDLKSKFCNVEAISLNLTPSFEELYRAFNVDDEIYPEEKLAFANTRARLRMLTLYYFGQLNGLLVCGTGNKVEDFGIGFYTKYGDGGVDVSPIADLYKTEVYALAKSLNLVESIQNAIPTDGLWDVERTDEQQIGASYPELEKIQKEWGTKTEADYSGRDLEVYKIFARMNKAAQHKMQPIPVCDIPEEWR, translated from the coding sequence ATGCAAACAGAAAAAATAACAGAAAAGATCGTTTCCTGGCTGAAAGAATATGCCGAAAATGCTAAAGTTAAAGGATATGTGATCGGAGTTTCCGGCGGTGTGGATTCTGCAGTAGTTTCCACCCTGTGTGCAATGACGGGACTGAAGACGCTTTTAATCGAAATGCCGATTCATCAGAAAGAAGATCAGGTAAACCGCGCCTGGGAACATATTGAAGATCTGAAATCGAAATTTTGTAATGTCGAAGCCATTTCGCTGAACCTTACACCTTCTTTCGAAGAACTTTATAGGGCTTTTAATGTAGATGATGAAATATATCCGGAAGAAAAACTGGCATTTGCCAATACAAGAGCGCGTCTGAGAATGCTTACGCTGTATTATTTCGGGCAGCTGAACGGACTTTTAGTTTGCGGAACCGGGAATAAAGTTGAGGATTTCGGGATTGGTTTTTACACCAAATACGGCGATGGTGGAGTAGATGTTTCGCCGATTGCCGATCTTTATAAAACCGAGGTTTACGCACTGGCGAAATCGCTGAATCTGGTAGAATCAATCCAGAATGCAATTCCGACCGACGGACTTTGGGATGTGGAAAGAACTGATGAACAGCAGATTGGCGCCTCTTATCCGGAACTCGAAAAAATCCAGAAAGAATGGGGAACCAAAACCGAAGCAGATTACAGCGGAAGAGACCTGGAAGTGTATAAAATTTTTGCCCGAATGAACAAAGCCGCGCAACACAAAATGCAGCCCATTCCGGTTTGTGATATCCCTGAAGAATGGAGGTGA
- the gldC gene encoding gliding motility protein GldC gives MRKTQITIDIELDENHVPETMTWNAEDGGIEAQETKATMISVWDDKTMEALRIDLWTKDMPVDQMKMFLHQILVSLANTYERATGEEDVAKWMEEMAEQFAAKSAIKM, from the coding sequence ATGAGAAAGACCCAAATTACCATAGACATTGAACTTGATGAAAACCACGTTCCGGAAACCATGACCTGGAACGCCGAAGATGGCGGAATCGAAGCCCAGGAAACCAAAGCAACCATGATTTCTGTTTGGGACGATAAGACGATGGAAGCTTTAAGAATCGATCTCTGGACCAAAGACATGCCCGTAGACCAGATGAAAATGTTTCTTCACCAAATCCTTGTTTCTTTGGCAAACACTTACGAACGTGCTACCGGAGAAGAAGATGTTGCAAAATGGATGGAAGAAATGGCGGAGCAGTTCGCGGCGAAATCTGCGATAAAAATGTAA
- a CDS encoding YchJ family protein, which yields MNCPCCSGKTYEDCCKPFHNGEKHAPTAEALMRSRFCAFAVPNGAYLMETTLPSKRKFHNKKDLQEWGEINEWTKLEIIKTPTSDQVEFKAYYTDENGKKQLHHEHSLFKNVNGRWYYVSGKFLD from the coding sequence ATGAACTGTCCCTGCTGTTCCGGAAAAACATACGAAGATTGCTGCAAACCTTTTCACAACGGAGAAAAACACGCTCCAACTGCGGAAGCGTTGATGCGATCACGGTTTTGCGCTTTTGCGGTTCCCAACGGAGCCTATTTAATGGAAACTACTTTGCCTTCCAAGCGTAAATTTCACAATAAAAAAGATTTACAGGAATGGGGAGAAATAAATGAGTGGACCAAACTCGAAATCATCAAAACGCCAACTTCTGATCAGGTGGAATTTAAAGCGTATTACACCGATGAAAACGGCAAAAAGCAGCTTCACCACGAACATTCGCTTTTTAAAAACGTCAATGGAAGATGGTATTATGTTTCCGGGAAGTTTTTAGATTAA
- a CDS encoding gliding motility protein GldB produces the protein MKFFRYLLFSAVLVFGAVSCKKETENIWNVEIKDPAKNVEVTDISKKFYDTNVPLEEFKQKYPWFQGSVPDEDYSIRRADTAEVKIYKEAISKIDIAKLNKDLTGLFSHIKYHFPEFKEPQVFLFSSVLSGIMEPVFYRDDVNMLFIDVTGFMGDNNPNYKGLEQYFQLSMNPQNIVPKVSQTFAEYFVQPNPNHQKFIDEIIYQGKIMTLQDAFLPDFPDYLKMHYSQKQYEWAKENEVNIWNYFVESNLIFSDDIRLKERFINPGPFSKFYTEIDNESSPRVGIFTGWQISRKFYQEKPETKLGDFLKMNAQDIFNQSNYKPKY, from the coding sequence ATGAAGTTTTTTAGATATTTGCTTTTTTCAGCCGTTTTAGTTTTCGGTGCAGTTTCCTGCAAAAAAGAGACGGAAAATATTTGGAATGTCGAAATAAAAGACCCTGCGAAAAATGTGGAAGTGACCGATATTTCAAAGAAATTTTACGACACGAATGTACCTCTCGAGGAATTCAAACAGAAATATCCGTGGTTTCAGGGAAGTGTTCCTGATGAGGATTACAGCATCAGAAGAGCCGATACGGCTGAAGTGAAAATTTATAAGGAAGCCATTTCTAAAATTGATATTGCCAAACTCAACAAAGATTTAACAGGCCTTTTTTCGCACATCAAATACCATTTCCCTGAATTTAAAGAACCGCAGGTTTTTCTCTTTTCATCGGTGTTGAGCGGAATTATGGAACCTGTCTTTTACAGAGATGATGTCAATATGCTTTTTATTGATGTTACCGGTTTTATGGGCGACAACAACCCAAATTACAAAGGCTTGGAGCAGTATTTCCAACTCTCAATGAATCCTCAGAATATCGTTCCTAAAGTATCGCAAACCTTTGCCGAATATTTTGTTCAGCCAAATCCCAATCACCAGAAATTTATCGACGAGATTATTTATCAGGGGAAAATTATGACCCTTCAGGATGCTTTTCTACCGGATTTTCCGGATTATCTGAAGATGCATTATTCCCAGAAACAATATGAATGGGCAAAAGAAAATGAAGTAAACATCTGGAATTATTTCGTAGAAAGCAATCTTATTTTCAGTGACGACATCCGATTAAAGGAACGGTTTATCAATCCCGGTCCGTTTTCAAAATTCTATACCGAAATCGATAACGAATCTTCTCCAAGAGTCGGAATTTTCACAGGATGGCAAATCAGCAGGAAATTCTATCAGGAAAAACCTGAAACAAAACTCGGCGATTTCCTGAAAATGAACGCTCAGGACATTTTCAACCAAAGCAACTATAAACCTAAATATTAA
- a CDS encoding barstar family protein — MKTVYIDFTDIGDYDDFYAQLKEKLTLPKYFGDNLDALYDSLTGFVQLPLHLEFVNLSVDQLETFEDLLVTLEDAEDEMDDFTFAYFLEQYEDEEGSEEETPTQQ, encoded by the coding sequence ATGAAAACAGTTTATATCGATTTTACAGACATCGGCGATTACGATGATTTTTATGCCCAATTAAAGGAAAAACTTACGCTTCCGAAATATTTCGGCGATAATTTAGATGCGCTTTATGATTCGCTGACGGGTTTTGTTCAACTTCCGCTTCATCTTGAATTTGTGAACTTAAGTGTTGATCAGCTCGAAACTTTCGAAGATTTGCTCGTAACGCTGGAAGATGCAGAAGATGAAATGGATGATTTTACGTTCGCTTATTTTCTAGAGCAATACGAAGATGAAGAAGGTTCTGAAGAAGAAACTCCAACTCAACAATAA
- a CDS encoding metallophosphoesterase family protein, with protein MKILHTADWHLGKRLDRFSRLEEQVLVMNEIVEIANEQNVNLVLIAGDLFDNFNPSVEATELFYKTLKRLSLNGKRPVVAISGNHDSPNLIDAPDPLARECGIILIGHPKAEVSPFEVEGFTIIKSAPGYIEIQMKNQDFPVRILHTPYANEIRLKEYFGENKEEELNNVLAENWKNLADKYCDENGVNLLMAHLYINKKGAPLLEEPEGEKPIKIGNADLIYSDIIPAQIQYTALGHLHGCRNIGTEDKPVVYASSPLCYSFSEAGQTKYISIIDAQPNQNVSFQKIPLQNGKSLARKTFNNVETAVEWLTENQNSFVELTLESETFLTAEERKRIYQTHHGIVHLIPKVRNQEFNENELRTVNLNQDIQSLFKDYFKSKNNGQEANDDLINLFNEIKNL; from the coding sequence ATGAAAATTCTGCATACCGCCGACTGGCATTTGGGTAAACGACTTGACCGATTTTCAAGACTTGAAGAACAGGTTTTGGTCATGAACGAAATCGTAGAAATCGCCAACGAACAGAATGTTAATCTTGTTCTGATTGCCGGTGACTTATTCGATAATTTTAATCCCAGTGTTGAGGCGACGGAACTTTTCTATAAAACATTAAAAAGGCTTTCATTAAACGGAAAACGCCCCGTTGTTGCCATTTCCGGAAATCATGACTCCCCAAATCTCATCGACGCACCCGATCCCTTGGCCCGCGAATGTGGAATTATCCTCATTGGTCATCCAAAAGCGGAGGTCAGTCCGTTTGAAGTGGAAGGTTTCACCATCATAAAATCCGCTCCGGGATATATTGAAATTCAGATGAAAAATCAGGATTTTCCTGTTAGAATTCTTCATACACCTTACGCGAACGAAATCCGTCTGAAGGAATATTTCGGGGAGAATAAAGAAGAAGAACTTAATAATGTTTTAGCCGAAAACTGGAAAAATCTGGCTGATAAATATTGTGATGAAAACGGGGTAAATCTTCTCATGGCTCACCTGTACATAAATAAAAAAGGCGCTCCGCTTCTGGAGGAACCTGAAGGAGAAAAGCCCATCAAAATTGGGAATGCGGATTTAATTTACTCAGATATCATTCCGGCTCAGATACAATACACGGCTTTGGGACATCTCCATGGTTGTCGAAATATCGGAACCGAAGATAAACCTGTTGTGTACGCTTCTTCCCCACTCTGCTACAGTTTTAGCGAGGCCGGACAGACCAAATATATTTCAATTATTGATGCGCAGCCGAATCAAAATGTTTCTTTTCAAAAAATTCCATTGCAAAATGGAAAAAGTTTGGCCAGAAAAACCTTTAACAATGTTGAAACTGCTGTTGAATGGCTTACTGAAAATCAGAATTCTTTCGTAGAACTGACATTAGAAAGCGAAACATTTCTTACCGCAGAAGAAAGAAAACGCATTTACCAGACTCATCACGGGATTGTACATCTGATTCCGAAAGTCAGAAATCAGGAATTTAATGAAAATGAATTGCGCACCGTTAATCTGAATCAGGATATTCAGTCGCTTTTCAAAGATTATTTTAAATCCAAAAACAACGGCCAGGAAGCCAATGACGACCTCATCAATCTGTTCAACGAAATTAAAAATCTGTAA
- a CDS encoding cystathionine gamma-synthase, with protein MTMNFNTKVIHGGQHHESATGSVNVPVFLTSTFAQKSPGIHSGYEYSRAANPTRQALEDSLASIENGARGLAFGSGLAAIDCVLKLLNPGDEVIAVDDLYGGTYRMFTRLFEKYQLKFTFVNFDDVSKISDLITDKTKLIWLETPTNPLMKLVDIEAVTDLVKGKEILVAVDNTFASPYLQLPLDLGADIVMHSATKYLGGHSDVIAGALIAKTAELGEKLHFIQFASGGILGPHDSYLVLRGIKTLALRMQRHSDNGMEVAKYLESHPAVDKVIYPGLESHPQHDLAKKQMKDFGGMVSFTFKSGKKEDAIKFLEKVKVFTLAESLGGVESLANHPALMTHASIPEDKRAELGITDDLVRLSVGIEDKDDLIADLERAFS; from the coding sequence ATCACTATGAACTTCAATACAAAAGTAATCCACGGTGGGCAACACCACGAATCAGCGACAGGATCGGTAAATGTGCCTGTATTTTTAACTTCAACTTTTGCGCAGAAATCTCCGGGAATCCATTCCGGTTACGAATATTCCCGCGCCGCGAATCCTACACGACAGGCTCTGGAAGACAGTTTGGCAAGCATTGAAAACGGTGCGAGAGGTTTGGCTTTCGGTTCCGGTTTGGCAGCGATCGACTGTGTTTTAAAATTACTGAATCCGGGTGATGAAGTAATTGCGGTTGATGACCTTTATGGCGGAACTTACAGAATGTTTACCCGTTTGTTCGAAAAATATCAGTTAAAGTTTACTTTCGTGAATTTCGACGATGTTTCTAAAATCTCAGATTTAATTACCGATAAAACCAAACTCATCTGGCTCGAAACGCCAACCAATCCGCTCATGAAACTGGTGGATATCGAAGCGGTAACCGATCTGGTAAAAGGAAAAGAAATTCTGGTTGCGGTTGACAATACTTTTGCCTCACCTTATCTGCAGCTTCCTTTAGATCTGGGTGCTGATATTGTAATGCATTCCGCGACAAAATATCTCGGTGGACATTCCGATGTTATTGCCGGAGCACTGATTGCTAAAACTGCTGAACTGGGCGAAAAACTTCACTTCATCCAGTTTGCGAGCGGCGGAATTCTCGGTCCTCATGATTCTTATCTGGTTTTGAGAGGAATTAAAACTCTGGCTTTAAGAATGCAGCGTCATTCGGACAACGGTATGGAAGTCGCTAAATATTTAGAAAGTCATCCTGCGGTTGATAAAGTAATTTATCCAGGTTTAGAATCTCATCCACAACACGATCTGGCGAAAAAACAGATGAAAGATTTCGGCGGAATGGTTTCCTTTACGTTTAAATCAGGTAAAAAAGAAGACGCCATTAAGTTTTTAGAAAAAGTAAAAGTTTTCACCTTGGCTGAATCTTTAGGCGGTGTTGAATCTTTGGCTAATCATCCGGCTTTGATGACGCATGCTTCCATTCCTGAAGACAAACGCGCTGAACTGGGAATTACCGACGATTTGGTAAGATTAAGTGTTGGTATTGAAGACAAAGATGATCTGATTGCCGATCTGGAAAGAGCGTTTTCTTAA
- a CDS encoding DinB family protein produces MKNQLNPRNLRVLLKPIDMTDFQKYIQRYLDYIPSQNWIEEMKISGTKTLEIYDSLTPEQAEYAYAEGKWTLKELLQHLIDAERIFAYRALRFSRKDKTELAGWDEELYAKHYPKERSLKSLMDEFESVRRSSLIFFENLNAEQLAESGVANGNEISVETLGKLVVGHNIHHLNIIRERYLQS; encoded by the coding sequence ATGAAAAATCAGCTCAATCCGCGAAATCTGCGAGTACTTTTAAAACCTATCGATATGACTGATTTTCAAAAATACATCCAGCGTTATCTTGATTATATCCCGTCGCAAAACTGGATTGAAGAAATGAAGATTTCCGGGACGAAAACCCTGGAAATTTACGACAGTTTAACTCCGGAACAGGCAGAATATGCTTACGCCGAAGGAAAATGGACTTTGAAAGAACTGCTGCAGCACCTCATTGATGCGGAAAGAATTTTTGCTTACCGTGCATTACGATTCTCAAGAAAAGACAAAACCGAACTTGCCGGCTGGGATGAAGAACTTTATGCAAAACATTATCCCAAAGAAAGAAGTTTAAAAAGTCTGATGGATGAGTTTGAAAGTGTTAGAAGATCGTCTCTGATATTTTTTGAAAACTTAAATGCAGAACAGTTGGCTGAATCGGGTGTCGCAAACGGGAATGAAATTTCCGTGGAAACCTTAGGAAAATTAGTAGTCGGTCATAATATTCACCATCTGAATATTATCCGCGAAAGATATTTACAGTCGTAA